One window from the genome of Verrucomicrobiia bacterium encodes:
- a CDS encoding patatin-like phospholipase family protein: MGVLLAGVPGAGCLHAPLNRPETLATEPGPSSPYSFREQVPESVNESDTLFLVALSGGGTRAAAMAYGVLEELRRTTVPASVPERRLVEDINVISAVSGGSVAAAAYALDGDKFFGSFETNFLKRNVQGKLVRKTLMPWNWPRIGSPWFGRSDLAARYYDEILFHGATFGELAIGRRPFVLLNATEVATGIQFWFTQDVFDHLCSDVSTYPISRAVAASSAVPVALSPITLKNYAGTCGFEPPAWMTARVNENWGESLMQRARELAILRDSTNRPFFHLVDGGVADNLGLRPLLEGLMYMAQDPRSRQGLNFDTLRRVVLLAVNARSSPEKDWDRRESPPGMLSLALAAPTITMDRYSQDTVAMMGLVVEQLRQKLARTGNNSLKFFPISLSFDNLKDPEERHYFLNVPTSFFLSNEAVDRLREVGGKLLRESPTYQELLRDYEAGAAAPALRNPGP, from the coding sequence GTGGGAGTTCTGCTGGCAGGGGTGCCGGGTGCCGGGTGCCTTCATGCACCCCTCAACCGTCCGGAGACCCTCGCGACTGAGCCCGGACCATCCTCCCCCTACTCCTTCCGGGAGCAGGTGCCGGAGTCCGTCAACGAGAGTGATACCCTGTTCCTCGTCGCGCTCTCCGGTGGCGGGACCCGGGCGGCGGCAATGGCCTACGGGGTTTTGGAGGAATTGCGCCGCACGACCGTCCCGGCCAGCGTCCCGGAACGGCGCCTTGTCGAGGACATCAACGTCATCTCCGCGGTATCCGGTGGCAGCGTCGCCGCAGCAGCCTACGCCTTGGATGGGGACAAGTTCTTTGGCTCTTTTGAGACCAATTTCCTGAAGCGCAATGTTCAAGGGAAACTGGTCCGCAAGACCCTGATGCCGTGGAATTGGCCGCGGATTGGATCCCCGTGGTTCGGCCGCTCGGATCTCGCCGCCCGATACTACGACGAGATCCTCTTCCATGGTGCGACCTTTGGCGAACTGGCGATCGGGCGGCGCCCGTTCGTGCTGTTGAATGCCACGGAGGTCGCCACAGGCATCCAATTCTGGTTCACCCAGGACGTTTTCGACCACCTGTGCTCGGATGTCTCCACCTACCCGATCTCCCGGGCCGTTGCCGCCTCGTCGGCAGTGCCTGTGGCGCTGTCACCAATCACCTTGAAGAACTACGCAGGCACCTGCGGGTTTGAACCACCGGCATGGATGACCGCCCGGGTCAATGAGAACTGGGGGGAATCCCTTATGCAACGCGCCCGCGAACTGGCGATTCTCCGCGACAGCACCAACCGTCCCTTTTTCCATCTGGTGGATGGCGGTGTGGCGGACAACCTGGGGCTGCGACCGCTGCTGGAGGGGCTGATGTACATGGCCCAGGACCCGAGGAGCCGTCAGGGGCTCAACTTTGACACGCTCCGCCGGGTCGTCCTGCTTGCCGTCAACGCCCGTTCATCCCCGGAGAAGGACTGGGACCGCCGCGAATCGCCCCCGGGGATGTTGAGCCTTGCCCTGGCGGCACCCACCATCACCATGGACCGCTATTCCCAGGACACGGTGGCCATGATGGGCCTGGTCGTCGAACAGTTGAGACAAAAGCTGGCGCGTACCGGGAACAACTCCCTGAAGTTTTTCCCGATCTCCCTGTCCTTCGACAACCTCAAGGACCCGGAGGAACGGCACTACTTCCTGAACGTGCCCACCTCGTTTTTTCTCTCAAACGAGG
- a CDS encoding TolC family protein has protein sequence MRGLPQVKAGVVGSAPALALVVACLAVLPACKVGPDYRTPESKVAASWVDAPPTGTPDPAEVLWWRALKDPVLNGLIEQAYRNNPGLQSAGVRILQARAQLNQSVGNLFPQQQGLSGGVNRYWLNPADSALLPAGVSPDLATSQALFSASWEMDFWGKYRRTIEADRASFAGTLASFDDVLVTLVADVGTTYVNLRTTEERLRVAQRNVEAQKESLRVATAQFEAGETSELDMRQASTILLQTTAQIPRLQNSWNQFQYALAVLLGEPPAEAAGLVPVPGRIPEVPDTVTAGIPHDLLRRRPDVRAAAFAAAAQSAQIGVARASMYPAFSLNGAFGFTSNNEANNSLSDLFLWQSRAAQAGAAMVWPVFNYGRLVNQVRVQDAGFQQAVLNYQNTVLTAQQEVQNGLSAFLTERQALTNLAAAADAARRSYDLSMIQYKAGETDYTTVLNAEQAQLSLEDSVATAQGNVVLNLIAVYRALGGGWQLREGRDVISDEVKAAMARRTRWGALLEPQNHLPPAPPE, from the coding sequence GTGCGTGGGTTGCCGCAGGTGAAGGCCGGTGTCGTGGGGTCGGCGCCCGCGCTGGCGCTTGTGGTGGCCTGCCTGGCAGTCTTGCCCGCCTGCAAGGTTGGACCCGATTACCGCACCCCGGAGTCCAAGGTGGCCGCCTCCTGGGTGGACGCTCCACCCACCGGGACGCCGGACCCTGCCGAAGTCCTTTGGTGGCGTGCCCTGAAGGATCCGGTGCTCAACGGGCTCATTGAGCAGGCCTATCGGAACAATCCGGGTCTCCAGAGCGCCGGTGTGCGCATTCTCCAGGCCCGGGCGCAGTTGAACCAGTCCGTCGGCAACCTATTCCCGCAGCAACAGGGTCTGTCGGGCGGTGTCAACCGCTACTGGTTGAATCCCGCCGACTCCGCGCTACTGCCCGCCGGAGTCAGCCCCGATCTGGCCACATCCCAGGCGCTGTTCTCGGCGTCATGGGAGATGGACTTCTGGGGAAAGTACCGGCGGACCATCGAGGCGGACCGCGCGTCCTTTGCCGGAACTTTGGCATCGTTTGACGACGTGCTGGTGACGCTCGTGGCTGATGTCGGGACCACTTATGTGAATCTGCGCACCACGGAGGAGCGGTTGCGGGTGGCGCAACGGAACGTCGAGGCCCAGAAGGAAAGCTTGCGGGTCGCCACGGCGCAGTTCGAGGCCGGCGAGACCAGTGAGTTGGACATGCGCCAGGCCTCCACCATCCTCTTGCAGACCACCGCCCAAATCCCGCGCCTGCAAAACTCGTGGAACCAGTTCCAGTACGCCCTGGCTGTTCTGCTGGGCGAACCGCCGGCGGAGGCGGCGGGCCTGGTGCCGGTGCCGGGGCGGATCCCGGAGGTGCCGGACACGGTGACGGCGGGCATTCCGCACGACCTCCTGCGGCGGCGTCCCGACGTGCGCGCCGCCGCGTTCGCAGCGGCGGCGCAATCGGCCCAAATCGGCGTTGCCCGAGCCAGCATGTATCCCGCATTTTCGCTCAACGGCGCCTTTGGATTCACGTCGAACAACGAGGCCAACAACTCCCTGTCGGACCTGTTTCTCTGGCAGAGCCGGGCGGCACAGGCCGGAGCCGCCATGGTGTGGCCGGTCTTCAATTATGGCCGCCTCGTCAACCAGGTCCGGGTCCAGGACGCCGGCTTCCAGCAGGCGGTGTTGAACTATCAGAACACGGTCCTGACCGCCCAGCAGGAGGTGCAAAACGGATTGTCCGCCTTTCTCACCGAGCGGCAGGCGCTGACGAACCTGGCGGCTGCCGCGGACGCCGCGCGCCGGTCCTATGACCTGTCCATGATCCAGTACAAGGCCGGCGAAACCGACTACACCACGGTGCTGAACGCCGAGCAGGCCCAGCTCAGCCTCGAGGACTCGGTGGCCACGGCGCAGGGCAATGTGGTGCTCAACCTGATCGCGGTGTACCGGGCCCTCGGCGGCGGCTGGCAGCTGCGTGAGGGGCGTGATGTGATTTCGGACGAGGTGAAGGCGGCGATGGCCCGGCGGACCCGCTGGGGCGCGCTGCTCGAGCCGCAAAACCACCTGCCGCCCGCCCCGCCGGAATAA
- a CDS encoding efflux RND transporter periplasmic adaptor subunit, translating into MKELPLALPAAPAPATGRIIVRGVLVGLLFLSVGSGCRPAAPQPPPAVPGVVVARPMERPVVEHLDLTGTVAASRSVDLVARVSGFLESADFKEGDLVTQGQVLFVIEPEPYRQQLALNEAVLAQAQSEYERQQGLLAQNATSRANVEKWLSSRDQAQAQVALARINLGYTEVRAPFTGRIGRRRVDPGNLVGAGGATQLATLEQLRPIYVNFSLNEREALHLRDEMRRLGIEVKSGVGTVPVMAGLSQEMGYPHQGVLDFADNEVSTATGTLAMRAVFPNDDRVLFPGLFARVRIPLGDPRPMLVVPQEALGSDPLGDYVLVVGPDDVVARRSVLRGPLTPEGAAIRSGLSATNRIVVQGLLNARPGGRVAVREAPAAPTATRGIPR; encoded by the coding sequence ATGAAGGAACTCCCTCTCGCTCTCCCTGCCGCTCCCGCCCCGGCCACCGGCCGGATCATCGTGCGCGGCGTCCTCGTCGGGCTGCTGTTCCTCTCGGTGGGGTCCGGATGCCGCCCCGCCGCCCCGCAACCCCCTCCGGCGGTCCCGGGCGTGGTGGTCGCGCGTCCGATGGAGCGTCCCGTGGTGGAGCACCTCGACCTCACGGGCACCGTCGCCGCATCGCGGAGCGTGGATCTGGTGGCCCGTGTGTCCGGCTTCCTGGAATCGGCGGACTTCAAGGAGGGCGACCTCGTGACCCAGGGGCAGGTGCTGTTCGTCATCGAACCCGAACCCTACCGCCAGCAGCTGGCGCTCAATGAGGCGGTGCTGGCCCAGGCGCAGTCGGAATACGAGCGCCAGCAGGGGCTTCTGGCACAGAATGCAACGTCCCGGGCCAACGTGGAGAAGTGGCTGAGCTCGCGGGACCAGGCGCAGGCGCAGGTTGCACTGGCCCGGATCAACTTGGGGTACACCGAGGTGCGGGCCCCCTTCACGGGGCGCATCGGACGCCGTCGCGTGGACCCGGGGAACCTGGTGGGTGCCGGGGGGGCCACCCAACTGGCGACGCTCGAACAGCTCCGTCCGATCTACGTGAACTTCAGTCTCAACGAACGGGAGGCCCTTCATCTGCGTGACGAAATGCGGCGGCTGGGGATCGAGGTGAAGTCGGGCGTGGGTACCGTGCCCGTGATGGCCGGGCTCAGCCAGGAAATGGGTTACCCCCATCAGGGCGTTCTCGATTTTGCCGACAACGAGGTCAGCACCGCGACGGGCACCCTGGCGATGCGCGCGGTGTTTCCGAATGACGACCGGGTGTTGTTCCCGGGGTTGTTCGCGCGGGTGCGCATCCCCCTGGGCGATCCCCGCCCGATGCTGGTGGTGCCCCAGGAGGCGCTGGGCAGCGACCCGCTGGGTGACTACGTGCTGGTGGTGGGGCCGGACGACGTCGTGGCGCGACGGAGCGTGTTACGGGGGCCGCTGACACCGGAGGGCGCCGCGATCCGCTCGGGGTTGTCCGCAACTAATCGCATCGTGGTGCAGGGCCTTCTCAATGCCCGGCCGGGCGGGCGGGTCGCCGTTCGCGAGGCGCCGGCGGCCCCCACTGCGACACGCGGGATCCCGCGATGA
- a CDS encoding efflux RND transporter permease subunit gives MIARYFIERPVLANVLALVTMLLGLVALRLLPVAEHPPITPPTVQVTTSYPGASARTLVETVALPLEQQVNGVEGMLYLQSNSTSDGRYTLTVTFEVGTDLDFAQVLVQNRVAAALAQLPAAVQQQGVVTRKRETSPLQIITLTSSEPGHDALFLANFGTLELRDPLARLPGVGDVVVFGIGEYSMRVWLDPELLRQRSLNPQDIINAIGQQNANVAAGQIGMPPTPTGQAFQLTANVPAALSDAGEFGAIIVKAGSDADGTLTRLRDVARIELGARSYGQVFAVDGRPAGGLAIYQLPGANALDTAAGVRRLLDTMAPAFPEGLAYSVPFDTTTFVRQSVREVYWTLLEAGLLVLGVIVLFLQNARATLVPATTVPVTIIGAFAAMAVLGFSINLLTLFAVVLAIGIVVDDAIVVVEGVSRQVEEGMPPREASIAAMRALLGPIIGITLVLMSVFLPPAFMPGITGQMYRQFALVIAATALISAVNAVTLKPTQCALWLRPVPSGRTPSLVFRGFNWVYARVDAAYAGCVRTVIERSGTFVALALVLVLIAGWGLTRIPTGFLPVEDQGYLLVAVQMPDAASLERTERVMEAVARAGREVSGVAHSIAIGTGGPSPLDGDVSLANAGIVYLMLRDWSQRGTGEALPDIVRHLEARLADVVEARTRVLVPPPIQGLGASSGFQMQVELVDGSGDYAHLQAAVERMVEAAASAPELRDVFTAFRALVPQVSLSVDRTRAATRNVNVGDVYAAIQTCLGSTFVNLFTRFGHNYMVYVQADPEMRRVPDDIRRLHVRSQSGDMVPVDALAEIRSGWGPDVISLYNLFPSATVHGAASAGYSSGQALDAMERIAARVLPPGIRFEWTGLAYQERLVGRSTYLLFGLALLLVYFALAGQYESWVTPLAVIFAVPLSLLGTVAALAVLGMDNNLYVQIGIVLLIALSAKNAILIVELAREGVAAGRDLREATLEASRSRLRPILMTSLTFILGVMPLVMATGAGAGARRSLGIAVASGMVASTGLAVLFVPAYCVVLGSWASRGVRIRRAAPATRGGSGSAGEP, from the coding sequence ATGATCGCGCGCTATTTCATCGAGCGCCCGGTGCTGGCGAACGTGCTGGCGCTCGTCACCATGCTGCTTGGGCTGGTTGCCCTGCGCCTGCTTCCTGTGGCGGAGCATCCGCCGATCACCCCGCCGACGGTCCAGGTGACCACCAGCTATCCCGGGGCCAGCGCACGAACCCTGGTGGAGACGGTGGCGTTGCCGCTGGAGCAGCAGGTCAACGGGGTGGAGGGCATGTTGTACCTCCAATCGAACTCGACCTCCGACGGGCGGTATACGCTGACGGTGACCTTCGAGGTCGGCACCGACCTCGATTTTGCGCAGGTGCTGGTGCAGAACCGGGTGGCGGCGGCGCTGGCGCAACTGCCGGCCGCCGTGCAGCAGCAGGGCGTGGTGACCCGGAAGCGGGAGACCTCGCCGCTGCAGATCATCACGCTGACGTCGTCCGAACCCGGCCACGACGCGCTGTTCCTCGCGAACTTCGGCACCCTCGAGCTGCGGGATCCCCTCGCGCGGCTCCCGGGGGTCGGTGACGTGGTGGTCTTCGGCATCGGCGAGTACAGCATGCGCGTGTGGCTTGACCCGGAACTGCTGCGGCAGCGCTCGTTGAACCCTCAGGACATCATCAACGCCATCGGACAGCAGAATGCCAACGTGGCCGCCGGGCAGATCGGCATGCCGCCCACGCCCACCGGGCAAGCCTTCCAGCTCACGGCAAACGTTCCCGCGGCGCTCTCGGACGCGGGCGAATTCGGAGCCATCATCGTCAAGGCGGGGTCCGATGCGGACGGCACCCTCACGCGGTTGCGCGATGTGGCGCGCATCGAACTGGGGGCCCGGAGCTATGGCCAGGTGTTCGCGGTGGATGGCCGGCCCGCCGGCGGACTCGCCATCTACCAACTGCCCGGCGCCAATGCGCTCGACACCGCCGCGGGTGTCCGGCGCCTGCTGGACACGATGGCTCCCGCGTTCCCGGAGGGCCTTGCCTATTCCGTTCCCTTCGACACCACGACCTTTGTCCGCCAGTCGGTTCGCGAGGTGTACTGGACGCTCCTTGAAGCGGGCCTGCTGGTGCTCGGGGTGATCGTGCTGTTCCTCCAGAACGCGCGGGCGACGCTGGTGCCGGCCACGACAGTGCCGGTGACCATCATCGGTGCTTTTGCTGCGATGGCGGTTCTGGGCTTCAGCATCAACCTGCTGACGCTTTTTGCAGTGGTGCTGGCCATCGGGATTGTCGTGGACGATGCGATCGTGGTGGTCGAGGGCGTGTCGCGGCAGGTGGAGGAGGGGATGCCACCCCGGGAGGCCAGCATTGCGGCGATGCGGGCACTACTCGGGCCGATCATCGGCATCACCCTGGTCCTGATGTCGGTCTTCCTGCCGCCGGCGTTCATGCCAGGCATCACCGGACAGATGTACCGTCAGTTCGCGCTCGTCATCGCGGCCACGGCACTGATCAGTGCCGTCAACGCCGTCACCCTGAAGCCCACCCAGTGTGCGCTCTGGCTGCGTCCGGTGCCATCGGGCCGGACGCCGAGCCTGGTATTCCGCGGTTTCAATTGGGTTTATGCTCGAGTGGACGCGGCCTACGCGGGCTGCGTGCGGACTGTGATCGAGCGCAGCGGGACCTTTGTCGCGCTGGCCCTCGTGCTCGTGCTCATTGCGGGTTGGGGGTTGACGCGCATCCCGACCGGGTTCCTTCCGGTGGAGGATCAGGGGTATCTGCTGGTGGCCGTGCAGATGCCCGATGCCGCCTCGCTGGAGCGCACGGAGCGGGTGATGGAGGCCGTGGCCCGGGCGGGGCGCGAGGTGTCGGGGGTCGCGCATTCCATTGCGATCGGCACTGGCGGCCCCTCGCCGCTCGATGGCGATGTCTCGCTGGCCAATGCCGGCATTGTGTATCTCATGCTCCGGGACTGGTCGCAGCGCGGGACCGGTGAGGCGCTCCCGGACATCGTGCGGCATCTGGAGGCGCGGCTGGCGGACGTCGTTGAGGCGCGGACCCGCGTGCTCGTGCCGCCGCCGATCCAGGGGCTGGGGGCGTCCAGCGGATTTCAGATGCAGGTCGAACTGGTGGATGGCAGCGGCGACTACGCGCACCTCCAGGCCGCGGTGGAGCGGATGGTGGAGGCGGCGGCCTCCGCTCCCGAACTGCGCGACGTCTTCACCGCCTTCCGCGCGTTGGTTCCGCAGGTGTCCCTGTCCGTGGATCGCACCCGCGCGGCCACACGAAATGTCAACGTGGGCGACGTGTACGCGGCGATTCAGACCTGCCTTGGCTCCACGTTCGTGAACCTGTTCACCCGGTTTGGGCACAATTACATGGTGTACGTCCAGGCCGACCCGGAAATGCGGCGGGTTCCGGACGACATCCGAAGGCTGCATGTGCGGAGCCAGTCCGGCGACATGGTGCCCGTGGACGCCCTTGCGGAGATCCGCTCCGGGTGGGGGCCGGACGTGATTTCGCTCTACAACCTGTTTCCCTCGGCGACCGTGCACGGAGCGGCGTCGGCGGGCTACAGTTCGGGACAGGCTCTGGACGCCATGGAGCGGATCGCTGCCCGGGTGCTGCCACCCGGGATTCGCTTTGAATGGACCGGGCTGGCCTATCAGGAACGGTTGGTGGGCCGGTCCACCTACCTGCTCTTTGGACTGGCGCTGCTGCTCGTCTACTTCGCATTGGCGGGGCAGTACGAGAGTTGGGTGACGCCCCTGGCGGTGATCTTTGCCGTGCCGCTGTCCCTGCTCGGCACCGTTGCCGCCCTTGCCGTCCTGGGCATGGACAACAACCTTTACGTGCAGATCGGCATCGTCCTGCTGATCGCGCTCTCCGCGAAGAACGCGATCCTGATCGTGGAACTGGCGCGGGAGGGGGTGGCTGCGGGCCGGGACCTGAGGGAGGCCACCCTGGAGGCTTCGCGTTCGCGGCTGCGTCCGATCCTCATGACCTCCCTCACCTTCATTCTTGGGGTGATGCCGCTGGTGATGGCGACAGGGGCCGGGGCGGGGGCCCGGCGGTCGCTCGGCATCGCGGTGGCGAGCGGGATGGTGGCGTCCACCGGCCTGGCGGTCCTGTTTGTCCCGGCCTACTGCGTGGTGCTGGGTTCGTGGGCGTCGCGGGGCGTGCGGATACGAAGGGCGGCTCCGGCGACGCGTGGCGGGTCTGGGTCGGCCGGAGAGCCATGA
- a CDS encoding efflux RND transporter permease subunit — MARFFVDRPVLANVIALVTLVLGGVALARLPVAQYPPITPPTIQVTASYPGAGTRTLMDTVALPIEQQVNGVEGMLYMQSTCTADGRYTLTVTFRVGTDLDLAQVLVQNRVSAAVAQLPPAVQQQGVMTRKRSTAILQIITLTSSDDAHDGLYLANYATLHLKDRLARVEGVSDATVFGIGEYSLRVWLDPERMRLRSLVPGDVLTAIQTQAGRVAGGGVGRPPVSPGGAFQYTLEVDSALATAEEYEELVVAFSPEDGGRIVRLRDVGRAELGARSYSQFFELDGRVAGGIAIYQLPGANALDTATRIREAMGAMAAEFPGGLHHDIPFDTTIFVRASVREVYQTLVEAGVLVLLVILIFLQSVRATLVPATTVPVTIIGAFAALAVLGFSLNLLTLFAIVLAVGIVVDDAIVVVEGATQQIEAGQRPREASIAALRELLGPILGVTLVLMSVFLPPAFLPGITGQMYRQFALVMAATALISAINAATLKPAQCARWLRSRDPSRAPPALSRLLDGVFRKAEAGYGGLVARLVAHRRITVAVGLGLALLAVVALGRVPTGFIPTEDQGYAMVVVQLPDGASLERTAGVMERVVALCRRHPAVAQTIVIGGVSPLDGNASLASAGVVYLMFRDWSQRGPGEDLRSIYETLNRWLGDFTGASTLVLVPPPIQGLGLSGGFQMQLALTDGSGDFARLQEAADAVVDAARKSPVIRMALTSLRASVPQVTAAVDRDRAEVLGVEVGDVQDTVQSYLGSSFAGFFTRFGHTYTVFVQADAPYRAEASALNRYWVRNQSGGMVPLGTLTGLGTDFGPPVITLYNLRPSATINGAARDGHSSGEALRAMETIARDLLPEGMTFEWTAMSYQEKAAAGSLGWVLGLSLLLVYLVLAGLFEDWRTPLVVILSVPLALVGTSAALLGLGVASNLYVQIGLVLLIALSAKNAILIVGQARSLVAGGRPIVEATVEASQVRLRPILMTSLTCILGVVPLLAASGAGASARKSLGLTVASGMLASTCLMVLLVPPLFVVLHRGDRGGGPGR; from the coding sequence ATGGCGCGCTTTTTTGTGGACCGGCCGGTGTTGGCCAACGTGATCGCCCTGGTCACGCTGGTGCTCGGAGGGGTCGCCCTGGCGCGGCTGCCCGTCGCCCAGTACCCCCCCATCACTCCGCCCACCATCCAGGTGACGGCCAGCTATCCCGGGGCGGGGACGCGGACGCTCATGGACACCGTCGCCCTGCCCATCGAGCAGCAGGTCAACGGGGTCGAAGGAATGCTTTACATGCAGTCCACCTGCACCGCGGATGGCCGGTACACGCTGACGGTGACCTTCCGCGTGGGTACCGACCTGGATCTGGCCCAGGTGCTCGTCCAGAACCGGGTGTCCGCCGCGGTTGCCCAGCTGCCGCCGGCGGTCCAGCAGCAGGGCGTGATGACCCGCAAACGATCCACGGCCATCCTGCAGATCATCACGCTCACCTCCTCGGACGACGCCCACGACGGGTTGTACCTGGCCAATTACGCGACCCTCCACCTGAAGGACCGGCTTGCACGGGTGGAAGGCGTCTCTGATGCGACGGTTTTCGGGATCGGGGAATACAGCCTGCGGGTCTGGCTCGATCCGGAGCGGATGCGTCTGCGGTCCCTGGTGCCCGGCGACGTCCTGACGGCGATCCAAACTCAGGCTGGGCGGGTCGCCGGGGGTGGGGTGGGGCGGCCGCCGGTGTCGCCGGGCGGGGCTTTTCAGTACACGCTTGAAGTGGACAGCGCCCTGGCCACTGCGGAGGAGTACGAGGAGCTGGTTGTGGCCTTCTCCCCGGAGGATGGCGGGCGGATCGTGCGGTTGCGGGACGTCGGTCGTGCCGAATTGGGTGCCCGAAGTTACAGCCAGTTCTTTGAGCTCGACGGCCGGGTCGCCGGCGGCATTGCGATCTATCAATTGCCCGGGGCAAATGCCCTCGACACGGCGACTCGCATTCGTGAAGCCATGGGGGCAATGGCGGCCGAGTTTCCCGGGGGCCTGCACCATGACATCCCCTTCGACACCACCATTTTTGTGCGGGCGTCGGTTCGCGAAGTGTACCAGACGCTGGTGGAGGCCGGTGTGCTGGTGCTGCTGGTGATCCTGATCTTCCTGCAGAGCGTCCGGGCCACCCTGGTGCCGGCGACCACGGTGCCGGTGACGATCATCGGGGCGTTTGCCGCGCTCGCGGTGCTGGGGTTCAGCCTCAATCTGCTCACCTTGTTTGCCATCGTCCTCGCGGTGGGGATTGTGGTGGATGACGCCATTGTGGTGGTCGAGGGCGCCACCCAGCAGATCGAGGCCGGGCAGCGTCCGCGCGAGGCCAGCATCGCCGCGTTGCGTGAGCTGCTGGGACCGATCCTCGGGGTCACGCTGGTGCTGATGTCCGTATTTCTGCCGCCGGCCTTCCTTCCCGGCATCACCGGGCAGATGTACCGGCAGTTCGCCCTGGTGATGGCCGCCACCGCACTGATCAGTGCCATCAATGCCGCCACCTTGAAGCCCGCCCAGTGCGCCCGGTGGTTGCGTTCCCGGGATCCCTCACGCGCGCCACCCGCGCTGTCGCGGCTGCTGGATGGGGTGTTTCGAAAAGCGGAGGCGGGCTACGGGGGGTTGGTGGCGCGGCTCGTGGCGCACCGGCGGATCACCGTTGCTGTGGGCCTGGGACTTGCGCTGCTGGCCGTGGTGGCGCTTGGGCGGGTGCCGACCGGGTTCATCCCGACCGAGGACCAGGGTTACGCGATGGTCGTCGTACAACTTCCAGATGGAGCCTCTCTGGAGCGCACGGCGGGTGTGATGGAGCGCGTGGTGGCGCTGTGCCGGCGGCATCCGGCGGTGGCCCAGACGATTGTGATCGGAGGAGTGTCTCCGCTGGACGGCAATGCCTCCCTCGCCAGTGCGGGGGTGGTGTACCTGATGTTTCGAGACTGGAGCCAGCGGGGACCCGGCGAGGATTTGCGATCCATCTACGAGACGCTGAACCGCTGGCTCGGGGACTTCACCGGTGCCAGCACGTTGGTGCTGGTGCCACCGCCCATCCAGGGGCTGGGATTGTCGGGCGGCTTCCAGATGCAACTGGCGCTGACGGACGGCAGCGGGGATTTTGCGCGGCTGCAGGAGGCGGCGGATGCCGTGGTGGACGCGGCCCGGAAAAGTCCGGTGATCCGCATGGCGCTGACCTCGCTCCGCGCGTCGGTACCCCAGGTGACCGCGGCCGTGGACCGTGACCGCGCCGAGGTGTTGGGCGTGGAGGTTGGGGACGTTCAGGACACGGTGCAGAGCTACCTGGGTTCGAGTTTCGCCGGTTTCTTCACCCGGTTTGGCCACACCTACACCGTCTTCGTCCAGGCAGACGCGCCCTACCGGGCCGAGGCATCGGCCCTGAACCGATACTGGGTGCGGAACCAGTCTGGAGGGATGGTCCCGTTGGGCACGCTGACCGGGCTGGGGACGGACTTCGGCCCTCCGGTAATCACCCTCTACAACCTGCGGCCGTCCGCCACGATCAACGGCGCCGCGCGCGATGGCCACAGCTCCGGCGAGGCCCTCCGGGCGATGGAGACGATTGCTCGCGACCTCCTTCCCGAGGGCATGACGTTTGAGTGGACCGCGATGTCCTATCAGGAGAAGGCTGCTGCCGGTTCCCTGGGTTGGGTGCTCGGCCTGTCGCTGTTGCTCGTATACCTCGTGCTGGCCGGGCTGTTTGAAGACTGGCGCACGCCGCTCGTGGTCATCCTCTCGGTTCCGCTGGCGCTCGTTGGCACTTCAGCGGCCTTGTTGGGCCTCGGCGTTGCCAGCAATTTGTACGTGCAGATCGGACTGGTGCTGCTGATCGCCCTCTCCGCAAAAAATGCCATCCTGATCGTTGGACAGGCCCGGTCATTGGTCGCGGGCGGGCGCCCGATCGTGGAGGCCACGGTCGAGGCTTCGCAGGTCCGGTTGCGTCCGATCCTGATGACCTCGCTCACCTGCATTCTGGGCGTGGTGCCGCTGCTGGCGGCCAGCGGGGCGGGAGCGAGCGCCCGCAAGTCCCTCGGTCTGACGGTGGCCTCGGGCATGCTCGCCTCCACGTGCCTCATGGTGCTGCTGGTGCCGCCGCTGTTTGTGGTCCTGCATCGAGGGGACCGGGGCGGGGGGCCGGGGCGGTGA